Genomic DNA from Bifidobacterium sp. ESL0769:
ACTACTACATAGTGTGCCACAACGGTTGTGGTGACTCGGTAAAGCTTGGCCTAAAATGCGCCCGAGGCCGAACGGACTTTTCCGCTTTGTATGGTTTGGCGCTCAAAACCGCAGAAAGCCGCCATTTTCACCGATATTCAGACATTATTATTACTGTCTCAGTTTCTGCGATAGGTCTACGACAAATAAAATCTTGCGCGATCTCATCGAAATGACGAAATCGCGCAAGTTTAAATGGGAATAGTTCTATGCCTTAATTGGCCCGGAACAGCAATTTTTGACCGCTTCTACGAAGCGGACTCAATTCCTTGTCACCTCGCTCGAGAATCGCGAGGCGACGCAGAACCTAGCCGTAGCCCACAGGACTACGCCTTCAACGGTCCGGTCCACGACGAATCATCAACCGGACGAGCGGACTTGACGGGCTCTTCCGGAGCATGCTTCGCGGGGAGAGTCTTGGGCTTGAACGGGAAGCGCTGGGCGCGCATCTTTTCGTAGTCGGCGATGGCGTCCTCGTGCTGCAACGTCAGATCGATGTCGTCATAGCCGTTCATCAGGCGCCAACGCGTGTAATCGTTGACCTCAAACGGCAAAGTGACGTCGCCGCAGGTAACGGTGCGTTCCTTCAGATCGACGGTCATATCGCGGCCGGGCTCTTCTTCCAAGAGCTTCCACAGCAGCTCAACGCTTTCCTGCGGCATGATGGCGGCCAGCACGCCGTTCTTGGCGGTGTTGCCGTAGAAAATGTCCGCGAAGCGCGGGCTGATGATGACGCGGAATCCGTAGTCGCGCAGCGCCCAAACCGCATGCTCACGCGACGAACCGATGCCGAAATCGGGGCCGGCGACCAGAATCTTGCCCTTGTTCTGATACTCGGGCTTGTTCAGGATGAAGTCCGGATCGCGCCGCCACGCGTAAAACAGCGCATCCTCAAAGCCGGTCTTGGTGACGCGCTTCAAAAAGACGGCCGGAATGATCTGGTCGGTGTCGACGTTCGAACGCCGAAGCGGGACGCCAACGCCGGTGACCTGCGTAAGTTTCTCCATAATATTTCTTCCTTCAATTTCAATGTATATATAACTAGCCGATTAGAGATGCACAACCTATTCCATTGTCCAATCCGTCGATTCTTCAAATCCGACTCATTCCGCCCTAGCTCTCTAACAGGCAATTCGCGACGCTTAAAGCTGCTTTTGCGTCGCAAATCACCCAGCAAGAAGCCGTAGCAGAGGATTCACGACGCCAAACAGCCCGAAAGCGTCGCAAATCACCAGTTAAGCCGAAAAGGCCAGATGGAAAGCGGATGTGGGAGCGCACGGCTTAAGCAATCACAGGTCAGCGGGGCTGGAAATCGTGCCGCGGATGGCAGTGGCGGCGGCGACCAGCGGCGAGGCCAGATGCGTGCGCCCGCCCTTGCCCTGACGGCCTTCGAAGTTGCGGTTCGAGGTTGAAACCGAACGTTCGCCGGGTACAAGCTTGTCCGGGTTCATCCCAAGGCACATCGAGCAGCCGGCATTGCGCCATTCCGCACCGAAGTCCTTGAAGATCTTGTCGAGTCCTTCATCCTCCGCCTGCAGACGGGCGCGGGATGAGGCCGGCACGACCAGCACACGATGGATGGAATCGGCCTTGTGATGGCCCTTCATCACGGACGCGGCGGCACGAAGATCCTCGATGCGGCCGTTGGTGCAGGATCCGATGAAGACAGTGTCCACCGGAATCGACTTGATCGGCGTTCCCGGCTTCAGGCCCATGTACTCAAGCGCGGACTGCGTGGCCTGACGCTGCTCGGCGTCGGCGATATCGGCCGGGTCGGGCACATCGGCGCTAATCGGTGCGCCCTGGCCGGGGTTGGTACCCCAAGTGACGTAAGGCGAAAGGTCAGCTGCGTTGATGGTGACTTCCTTATCGAATTTCGCGTCGTCGTCGGTTTTGAGCGTCTTCCAATAGGCCACGGCCTTGTCCCACATCTCACCAGTCGGCGCGTACGGACGGCCCTTCAAGTACTCGAAGGTGGTCTCGTCGGGGGCGATCATGCCCGCGCGGGCGCCTGCCTCGATGGACATGTTGCAAATGGTCATGCGTGCGTCCATGGAAAGCGAACGGATCGCGGAACCGCGGTATTCGATGACGTGGCCCTGCCCGCCGCCGATGCCGATTTTTGCGATGATGGCCAGAATGATGTCTTTGGCGGTGACACCTTCCGGCAGTTCGCCTTCGACGTTGACGGCCATGGTCTTGAACGGCTTGAGCGACAAGGTCTGCGTAGCCATGACGTGCTCGACCTCGCTGGTGCCGATACCAAACGCGAGCGCCCCGAACGCACCGTGCGTAGAAGTGTGGGAATCGCCGCAGACGATGGTCATGCCAGGCTGCGTGAGGCCGAGGTTGGGCGCGAAAGCGTGGACGATGCCCTGATCGGCGTCGCCGAGCGGATGCAGCAGCACCCCGAATTCCTTGCAGTTCTTCTCCAACGTGCTCAGCTGCTTGGCGGAGGTCTTGTCCGGATTGGGCTTGTCGATGTCGACCGTGGGCGTGTTGTGGTCTTCGGTGGCGATGAGCAGGTCGGTGTGGCGCGGCTTACGCCCGGCCAGTCGCAGGCCCTCGAACGCCTGTGGACTGGTGACCTCGTGCATGAGCATGAGGTCGATATAGATCAGGTCCGGGGCACCGTCTTTGCCCTGGTACACCAGGTGATCGGCCCAGACTTTTTCAGCCAATGTGCTTGCCATACGACCTCCTATCGTTGGTTTTGGAGCCGCCCCTCCGTCAATACTTCAGCCACGCGGATTTTTGTGGTGATGTGCATTTCCGAGTATCGGCGTTTGTCAACAATATGGACATCTTTGTTCCATATCGTGAGATGAATGAGATGATAGACCCCACTGTATAATATTCATGTATGGACTCATTATCAAAGGATCCCCAAGCGGCGCGGACCACACGCGCGCCCAAATCAACCGGCAATGCTGCCCAAAACTCGAATCGCGCTTCTATTCACGACGAGATTCATTCCGGGGTCGGGGTCCTCGATAAGACTGTCAAGATTCTTGAGGCCCTGGAAAGCGGGCCTTCCACATTAGGTCAACTCGTCGCAGCAACCGGGCTCGCACGCCCGACTGCACATCGCTTGGCCATTGCGCTGGAACGTCATCGTTTCGTACTTCGCGATCAACATGGTCGCTTCATTCTGGGTTCGCGTTTTGCCGAGCTGGCCACCGCCGCTGGTGAAGACCGTTTGCTCACGGCCGCCGGACCAATCCTTCAGACGCTTCTCGACCGCACCGGCGAATCCGCGCAGATCTACCGCCGCCAAGGCGACCAACGCGTTTGCATCGCCGCCGTCGAGCGCGCCAGCGGGCTGCACGATTCCATCCCGGTGGGTGCCATGCTTTCAATGCAGGCCGGCAGCGCCGCGCAAATCCTCGTCGCCTGGGAGGATTCCGAGCGGCTACATCAAGGCTTGCGCCACGCCAAATTCACGACTTCCACGTTGGCGACCGTCCGCCGCCGCGGCTGGGCCGATTCCGTCAACGAACGCGAAGAAGGCGTCTGCTCGGTTTCCGCGCCGATTCGCAACTCCTCCGGCCAGGTCATCGCCGCCATCTCCATCTCTGGCCCTTCCGGCCGCATGGGCCCCTCCCCCGGCCGTCGTTACGCCCCGTACGTCATGGCCGGCGGCAAGTACCTGACCGACGCCCTGATGAAAGCCAGCGCCGGGCGGTAACCAACATATCGACCATATATATACATAAAATCCGTGTGACCACATGCTATGGTTACGCGGATTTTTACATATCATTTCTTCGGACAACTGATAAAACACCGAAAACATGGCTTGCCAACGGCAGTTAATTCGGCCCATCCCCCTCGATGCCGCCGCGGAAATAAAGAAAGCCGGGCGCTGTCTGAAGGAACGTTAGGGGCAGAACCCCGGTTCCTTCGGACAGCGCCCGGCCCTAGAAGAGCCGGCAAGATGCAGTTGCCAGCTGAGGCCGCGCCTAGGTTGGGTGTGTGTGGCGCGGCCAGTATTTAATCACCTAGTCACGGCGGCGCCTGCGGATGAGCTGCAGGCCGAGTGCCATGACCAGGGCGGATACCATCAGGCCCATCGGCACTGCCACATCCGAGCCGGTGGTCGCCACGACCTTCGGCTTCGGCCGGGACGCGAGCCACTTCCGGCCCTCAGGCGTGGCAAGCCAAGCATAACCCTCTGGAGTCTTCAGCCAATCCTGGCCAGCTGGCGTATTCAGCCAAGCAAGACCGGGAGTCGAAGAGACCCAGGTCTGACCCGGCTTCGTGCCGAGCCACTGGTGGCCGCCGGGGGTAGCCAGCCATGCACCGCCATTCGGGGTGTTCAGCCAGCTATGGCCTTCGGGTGTCTGGAGCCAGGCGTGACCCGGATCGCTGGAGACCCACTGATGACCCTGAGGAGTGCTGAGCCAATGCTGACCCTCTTGCGATGGCAGCCACTGGTGGCCCTCGGGCGTTTCAAGCCAGCCGGAGCTCGGCGGGGTCGTCACCACAGGGTTACTCGGGGCCGGAGGCGCAATCTTCGTCCACTGCGCCACCACGGTGACGTTGCCGGAGATTGTCGCGTTCGGGTCATACGGCACCAGACTGCGCAGCATGCTCTCCACGAACCAGCCGTCGAAACGGTAGCCGGTACGGGTCGGCGTTGGCAGCTGGCCGAACTTGTCACCCTCGGCGACGATGCGCGGCGCGATTGCGGCACCGCCCTCGACGTCGAACGTGATGGTCAGTTGTGCCTTCCAGACCGGACGGATCGTGATGTCATGCGCAGGCATCGTGGTCGAACCGAACGTGAACGCGTTCCAATCCGTGCCGTTGGTGGAATACTCCCAGCCGCGAGGCAGGAAGCCGGTCTTGGTGTATCCGCCGGCAGGCTCGACCAAGGTCGAACCGTAGTCGTGCCGAGACGTACCGGGCATGGCTGCCCAGATGCCGCCGTCGGCGTCGTACGTCACGTTGTATTGGTCGAGCGCGAAGGCCGGACGGATGGTGATATCCGAAGCCGGGATCGTGGTCGTGCCGAACGTGAAGGCCTGCCAGCCGCTGGACGTGGTCTTGTACTCCCAGCCGCTTTGGTGCTTGTGCGCCGGAGCGGCAAGATCT
This window encodes:
- the leuD gene encoding 3-isopropylmalate dehydratase small subunit, coding for MEKLTQVTGVGVPLRRSNVDTDQIIPAVFLKRVTKTGFEDALFYAWRRDPDFILNKPEYQNKGKILVAGPDFGIGSSREHAVWALRDYGFRVIISPRFADIFYGNTAKNGVLAAIMPQESVELLWKLLEEEPGRDMTVDLKERTVTCGDVTLPFEVNDYTRWRLMNGYDDIDLTLQHEDAIADYEKMRAQRFPFKPKTLPAKHAPEEPVKSARPVDDSSWTGPLKA
- the leuC gene encoding 3-isopropylmalate dehydratase large subunit — protein: MASTLAEKVWADHLVYQGKDGAPDLIYIDLMLMHEVTSPQAFEGLRLAGRKPRHTDLLIATEDHNTPTVDIDKPNPDKTSAKQLSTLEKNCKEFGVLLHPLGDADQGIVHAFAPNLGLTQPGMTIVCGDSHTSTHGAFGALAFGIGTSEVEHVMATQTLSLKPFKTMAVNVEGELPEGVTAKDIILAIIAKIGIGGGQGHVIEYRGSAIRSLSMDARMTICNMSIEAGARAGMIAPDETTFEYLKGRPYAPTGEMWDKAVAYWKTLKTDDDAKFDKEVTINAADLSPYVTWGTNPGQGAPISADVPDPADIADAEQRQATQSALEYMGLKPGTPIKSIPVDTVFIGSCTNGRIEDLRAAASVMKGHHKADSIHRVLVVPASSRARLQAEDEGLDKIFKDFGAEWRNAGCSMCLGMNPDKLVPGERSVSTSNRNFEGRQGKGGRTHLASPLVAAATAIRGTISSPADL
- a CDS encoding IclR family transcriptional regulator; translation: MDSLSKDPQAARTTRAPKSTGNAAQNSNRASIHDEIHSGVGVLDKTVKILEALESGPSTLGQLVAATGLARPTAHRLAIALERHRFVLRDQHGRFILGSRFAELATAAGEDRLLTAAGPILQTLLDRTGESAQIYRRQGDQRVCIAAVERASGLHDSIPVGAMLSMQAGSAAQILVAWEDSERLHQGLRHAKFTTSTLATVRRRGWADSVNEREEGVCSVSAPIRNSSGQVIAAISISGPSGRMGPSPGRRYAPYVMAGGKYLTDALMKASAGR